In one window of Epinephelus fuscoguttatus linkage group LG20, E.fuscoguttatus.final_Chr_v1 DNA:
- the LOC125881135 gene encoding L-seryl-tRNA(Sec) kinase encodes MAAETAGGVSGAPACLCVLCGLPAAGKSTLARNIVTAAAQRGWRAGVVPYDDLIPEQAFQTRVEEDGVTLQETHTEWKLHRQAVLRCIEQFLEKPQVLAELPSSCQINKAAWERCVQALLWPEALNCSQAERAPLLLLLDDNFYYPSMRYEVYQLARKYSLGFCQVYLQCDLESCIRRNQSRSAPIPTEVIVEMVKRLESPNPQKNSWETSSISLNTTDNLSDRDVQRVMELISSALSNPLSPAEDNTEQKEADRLKCATSVVHQTDQACRRHISEAMKTARENQLLPELMRSLAAQLNESKATFLHNLRTQLLQEASFTQDEDIDMERVVKRAMDVFDRDTKEILLRIINENK; translated from the exons ATGGCAGCAGAGACAGCCGGAGGTGTCAGCGGGGCTCcggcctgtctgtgtgtcctctgcGGGCTGCCTGCTGCCGGGAAGTCCACGCTGGCCCGGAACATCGTGACAGCCGCCGCACAGCGAGGATGGAGAGCCGGGGTGGTGCCGTATGATGATCTGATCCCAGAGCAGGCTTTTCAGACCAGAGTGGAGGAGGACGGTGTCACACTGCAAGAAACt CACACTGAATGGAAGTTACACAGACAGGCAGTTCTGCGCTGCATCGAGCAGTTCTTGGAGAAACCTCAAGTTTTGGCTGAGCTGCCGAGCAGCTGTCAGATCAACAAGGCTGCATGGGAGcgatgcgttcaagctctacTGTGGCCTGAAGCTTTGAACTGCTCACAAGCTGAGCGGGCACCACTTCTCCTTCTACTGGATGACAACTTCTACTATCCAAGCATGAGATATGAAGTGTACCAACTTGCAAGAAAGT aTTCCTTGGGATTCTGCCAGGTGTATCTGCAGTGTGATTTGGAGTCCTGCATCAGACGAAACCAGAGCAGGTCTGCACCCATTCCCACTGAGGTGATAGTGGAGATGGTGAAGCGTTTGGAGTCTCCAAATCCACAGAAGAACTCGTGGGAGACAAGCAGCATTTCACTCAACACCACAGACAATTTGTCTGACCGTGATGT CCAGAGGGTGATGGAGTTGATCTCCTCAGCACTGAGCAACCCGCTGAGTCCAGCTGAGGACAACACAGAGCAAAAG GAGGCGGACCGCCTGAAATGTGCCACCAGTGTTGTTCACCAGACTGACCAGGCCTGTCGACGCCACATATCTGAAGCCATGAAGACTGCCAGAG AGAATCAGTTACTTCCTGAGCTCATGAGGTCTTTGGCCGCTCAGCTGAACGAATCCAAAGCAACGTTTCTTCACAACCTGCGGACACAGCTGCTCCAGGAAGCGTCTTTCACCCAAGACGAGGACATTGACATGGAACGTGTGGTGAAAAGAGCGATGGACGTTTTTGATCGGGACACAAAGGAAATCCTGCTGAGAatcataaatgaaaataaatga